The genomic window AGTTTAGTCTCACCAATAATGAAAAAAGGAAACTTTCAGGGAATTGGTGGAGTGGACATATCTTTGAATTATATTGATAGTATTGTCAGTGATATAGAAATATTCAATACCGGTTATGCTGCCGTGGTGAGCAGGACAGGAATCCTGATGTCCCATCCCACCGAAAAGGAATGGATTGGCCACAAATCATTGAACTCGTTTGACATACCAAACATACAGAAATTGAAAGTCGACATATATAATGGAAGAAGCGGCCATATCGAGACCCTTGACCCGATTACCGGAAAAGAAGTAATTATGTTCTATGAACCTGTAGAGACAGGCAAATTCTCATTTGTGCTGGTTGTCCCTAAAGAAGAAATGCTTGCAGGAATAACTACACTCCAAAAACAACTTGCAGGTATTTCCTTTGTAGCAATCTGTTTCATGGGAGGAGGGGCATTATTAATAGCCCGCTCCATAACAAAGCCAATAAAACGAATAGTTGGCAATTTCAATAAGATATCGGATGAAGCAATCGAAGGGAAACTGGATACACGGGCAAATACCGATGTAGACATTGATTTCCGGAAAATTCCGGAAGGGTTAAACAGCATACTTGATGCCCTTGAAGAATCAAATGCTTCGATCCAGGAAATGAAGACAGTTATAGACAGCAGCCCGGCTATTGTTTTCAAATGGAAAGCTACACCCAGCTGGCCGGTAGAGCTTGTATCCAATAACATCAATTTGCTGGGATATTCAGCAGAAGAATTTAATTCAGGGTATCTATGGTATGGTGACATTGTACACCCGGAAGATCTCGGTAGAGTTCAGAAAAATCTGGATAAACAGATGGCAGAAGGACAGAATGATTTCACACAGGAGTACAGGATAATCACCAAATCCGGGCAGGTCAGGTGGGTTGATGAAAGAACACTCATTAAGAGAGACACAAAAGGTAACATAAAATATCTGCAGGGAATCGTTCTTGACATCACTGAAAAGAAGGAAGCTGAAAAAGCAATTATGGAAGCAAAAATGATGGCAGAAGTGGCAAACCATACCAAAAGCCAGTTTCTGGCGAATATGAGCCATGAATTGCGCACACCATTAAATTCTATAATAGGTTTTTCAGATGTGCTGCTGGAGGAGGCTTTCGGGAAACTAAATGAAAAGCAAAAGAAATATGCTCATAACATAAACACTAGTGGGCAGCATCTTCTTGAAATCATCAATGATATACTGGACCTTTCCAAAATTGAAGCTGGAAAAATGGAATTAAAACCTGAACAATTCGGACTCGAAGAAATAATTTCCGAATTGAAAAATACACTGGAACCCCTTGTCAAAAAGAAACAACTAATTTTGGATGTAGATACCAATCTGGAATATCCTGTTTATGCGGACAAGCTGAAGATCAAACAGGTGCTATATAATTTACTTAGCAATGCAATCAAGTTTACACCTGAAAAAGGAAAGATTACAATTGATATTGATTACGGAGGTGAAGAAATTACTATTAGTGTGTCTGATAGTGGGATTGGTGTTTCTCCAGAAGAACAGGACAAACTTTTCAAACCTTTCAGACAACTTGATTCTGATTCCAACCGGCAATATCAGGGCACGGGTCTGGGATTGGCTCTGGTAAGGAATATTATAGAGATGCACGGTGGTCAGATATGGGTTGAAAGTGAAGCCGGAAAGGGAAGCACCTTCAAGTTTACCCTTCCCCGGCAAAATGACATTTAAGCGGCTAAACCTATACCCGTAGCAACTATCAACAGCCCACCCAGTATTATAAACTGGCCATCTGCCATTAGGTCACACAGTGAATTGTTTCCTGCAATCCTCCCAAAGAAAATAACATAGCAGAGTGCATAAATAACTCCTGCTGTTAGCACTAACAAAGATGCAATACCCAACTGTTGTATACCGGTATTTATCATGAAATAACCTGCTATAAGTGTCAGGCAGATTAATAGTATGCGGGTTTTTTCTGCACCAAGCAGCACTGGTATGGTGTCAATTCCTGAAATACTGTCACCTTCGATATCTCTCATATCAAAAATTACAGTATTGACAAATACCAAGGAGAAAAAGTAAATAAACGTTACAAATACCAGATCTCCCATTGCTTGTCCATATACCAATGAAGGAAGAAAGGCAGGAGTTGATGCCCATGCAGTTGCGATAACCAGATTTTTTACAGATGGGATTTCCTTAAGCCTACGATAACGAAAACCTGAAGGAAGCCATGCAAAACTGTAAAGCAAGCCACTGATAAGAGGTATAGCAGTGACAAGAAGAGCTTTTAATCCGTAGGGATAAGCAAGCATGAAAGCAAAAATATAAGCAAGAATTGAAGATAGGAACAAGAACTTTTCATATTTCTTGGTAAACGAATAACGTTCCGAGTGATTTATGGAATCTTCATCTTCGTCTGCTTTACGATCAATATTATAGACAGAATATGTGACAAGGAACATTATAGCCATCGTCTGCCAGGAGAGGACAAGACCCTGTAACTGACAGGCCATATATGCCATTACAGCTCCGGCTATCGAAAGATAAACCGAACTGTAGGTCAGGAAATCAAGAATTCTTTTGACAACTGTACTATCTAGATTCACTCTGTATGCAAGAGACTTATATTCACCCATGCATGCAATGTTTATGATAGGGGTAAACGTTAGTTGCGGTTCTTAATATTAATCGATCTGGTTAATCTTAGTCATAATAATATATGTATAGTTTTCATCTTATATTGTATCTCATAGGTCAAAGTTCATCCGGGAGATTTACATAATGTAGACTTCCGGAGGTTCCTTCAAAAACGACAGGTGTGTAAAAAACATGCTAAAAGAAGATCCCAGAATTTTGATAATCGATGACGAACCCGACATAATCGAATTGCTGGAAATTTTTCTTGAAAACTTCAAGACAATGTCATCCCTTTCTCCATTAGAGGGACTTGAGATCGCAAAAACTGAACATCCTGATCTAATTATACTTGACGTTATGATGCCTCAGATGAATGGTTATGAGTTATGCAGGGAGATTAAGCAGAATTCCTCTACACAAAACATTCCGGTTTTTATGTACTCAGCTCTTTCTGATAGTTCTGATATTAAAAAAGGACTACAGGCCGGTGCAGATGAGTACCTGAAGAAACCAATCCATCCCTGTGAACTTGAAACAAAGGTGCAGGAGACTCTGCTAAAAAAAAAAGTATTTGAATGCAGGGGTCCTACCAACAAGCCTGTACTACAAAGTTAATACAGTTAGATCAAATCCAATTCCACTGCGTCCTGCACATAGTACTCAAACATTTTTTCACCCCATTTGATGGCAGTTTCATCATAACTGAAAAGGTCTGTTGTAGTATCATATGTAACTCCATCACTCTTGTACAAACCAAGAGAAAGACATTTATCAGTGACAGTAAACCCTAGATTTATATCATTATCGACCATGAATACCTGAAAATTGGGCAATTTCTGAAGTTGGTGAATTTCCTCAATGTATGGTTGTTGTCTTAATTCCTCAACTACACTTTTTGTGACTATTAATTTTACAGGGATGCCTTCCTGAATCCTGTCTCCAAGTATATCAGCATGTCCGGAACTCATAATCGCAGTTATTCCATATATATGGCATGCTTTTTTGATCATATCCAGAAAGTGGTGGTACACATTAAAAATTTCCACATTAGTATCACTGATGATCTCCGAATTATAAAGACTACCTATGGACTCGAGTAAGGGTTGTGGTATAGCCTCCATGTAATGGGACTGCCAGAATTCTTTATGTTCCAATACAGTACCCATGGTCATGACAGAATCTGCAATTTTGGAGGCTACAATTTTTCCTAGGGGTGTTAGCCTGTATTCATGTTCCACACTTTCGATCAACTTTTTCGATTCAAGAATCCTTATCTTTGGAAGCAGGGCCTGTGAAGTACTTCCTGTCACTTCACGTAGTCTTGCCAGTGTGTTATTGTCTTCATAGAGCGACAAAAGCATCTGTGCCTGCAATCTTGACCTATAAATAGCCTGCACGTCCTTTTGTACATCCTCATATATGTCCAGTATATCCATCCGATCTCACTCTCTTAGGAAGAAAGTGGTATTTAATCTATTTAATAATTTCATATTAGATAATTTTGGATATTGCAGCCGCTTTTCATGGACAAATCCAAAAAAAAAGAAAATGGCAAACCAAAAGCGGTCTTTGTATATCCACATTCAATTTTTTTCCAGACCCAGAATAGAATATATTGTACCAATATCCAGGTACTCTTCCATTAACTGTGCCAATTCTTCATAGGGGTCGTCTTCGAGGTCTTCTTCATTGTACTTTATTCCCTTTTTCTCCAGGAGATAGGAAACAAAGGCTTTCCTTATGTTGGCATTGGAAAATAAACCATGAAGATAGGTTCCCACTACCATTCCGCTTTCATCTACGCAACCGTCGTCTCCAAATACAGGAGCAGTTGAACCAGTATCTCCCATGTGAATTTCATAACCACCGATGGTTTCACCTTTTATTGAATCAAAAAGGGGACTTGCCATGTTTACTTTCTTTGTCACCTGAACGGTTTTTTTCTTATATGCATCAAATATGGTATGGATATCCAGCAGCCCCAGTCCTTCATAAGTCGCATCTGCTTCACCCTCAATCGCTGCATCTTCTATTTGTTTACCCAGCATCTGGTAGCCACCACAAATTCCCAGGATAGGTACCTTCCCGGACAGGGATTGGATCTTTTCAGCCATGCCGCTATCAAGCAAATCCTGTAAATCACTTATGGTGTTTTTAGTACCCGGAATAATCACAGCATCAGGCGTGCCTAATTTATCATCCATATCCACATAGCGTATATTTACAATGCGCTCCAGGGGTTCAAAATCTGTAAAATTGGAGATTCTGGGAAGCCGGATCACAGCCACATCGACATCATACATTCCTGATGGAGATGACTTATCCCCGATGGATACCGAATCTTCGGAAGGAATTCCGAGTTTTGAATATGGCATGACTCCCAGTACAGGAATGCCGGTTATCTGTTCCAGCTCTTCTACACCAGCCTGAAGGATGGTGGGATCCCCTCTGAATTTATTAATTATCATTCCCTTGACATTTTGCCTGACATCTTCAGGCAGAAGCTGGATAGTACCATAAAGACTTGCAAAGACTCCTCCTCTTTCGATATCGCCGACAAGTATTATTGGCGCATTAGTAATCCTTGCAGTACCCATGTTTACAATATCCCTTTCATAAAGATTTATTTCAGCTGCTCCGCCTGCACCTTCCATTACGATTACTTCATAATCTTTTCCCAGTGTTTCAAGTGCCTGGCGAAGTACGCCATGAGTTTCCTCTATTGAATCGTAGTAGGAACCTGCACTTTTGTCGGCATAAGGTTTGCCCATAAGTATTACCTGTGAAACCCTGTCACCTTTTGGTTTCAGAAGCACGGGGTTCATCTCAGCTGTGGGTTCAACACCTGCAGCCATGGCCTGTATTGCCTGTGCGATTCCTATTTCCTTGCCATCCGTTGTAATCCACGAATTCAAGCTCATGTTCTGTGCCTTAAACGGGGCAACCCTGTATTTGCGGGAAAATATCCTGCAAAGTCCGGTGACTATCGCACTCTTGCCTACATGCGACGCTGTACCCAGAACAAGTACACTTTTGGGAATACCTTCTCCTTCCATTTACAACAACCTTTTATGTAGCTAGTGATATTGTATAGGTACAATATCCAATCAATTCCAATAAACTTTACTTGGGAGAACAATGTCTGAGCTACTACAAATAAGCGGCGGGCCTACTAAACCCGAAATAATAGCTGTATCATTATCTAAACTTGACTTGAGTGAAGGATGCACCTTTTATGATATAGGATGTGGTACAGGTGCAGTTTCCATTGCTGCTTCAAAGATGGCAAGGAATATAAAATTCACTGCCATTGATGCACGCCAGGAAGCCATTGAAGTTGCAGAAAAGAATTTCGAAAATTTCGGACTCGGTTGTGTAAGGCTCATACACGGTGAATCATCGGAAATTCTTGAACAACTCCCTCCCGAAGAAAGAATTGATTGTGCCTTTGTAGGCGGTACAAAGAATATCGATGCTATTCTCAAATCTCTGGTAAAACATAAAGCAGAAAGCATCATCGTCAATGCAGTAAGGATTGAAACTGTGGTTTCTGTAATGAACCAGATGAAAGAACTTGGAATTTTTGACACTATTATTAATATATCAATATCAAGAGGATATCCAATTACCGGGGAAACCATGTTTAAACCAGAAAATCCCGTGTATATGATATCCGGAAAATACAGTAACATTCAAGGTGATAAAAAATGTTGATAGGAGTAGGACTTGGACCGGGTGAGCCGGATCTTCTTACGCTTAAGGCTGTAAATGCACTTAAGGACAGTGACAAGGTATATGTGCCCGGCAAAATGGCAGAAGAACTGGTTAAACCATATACTGATTCGGAAATACTGGATTTCCCGATGTTGCGTGATTATGATGTGCTAAACGAAATATGGAAAAAGAATGCTGACATCATTGCCAATGAAGCAAGGAATGGAACCGTCGTATTCGGTCTGATAGGGGATCCTAACTTTTTCTCAACATTTACACATTTAAAGAGAGTCATGCATAAATACTACCCCGATGTTGAAACCGCAACAATACCTGGTATCAGCTCAATTACTTCTTTTGCCTCACGTACCGATTCAGAAATTGATTCATCTTTTGAAGTATCTGATGGCTCTGACAAAAAATCAAAGATTGTACTCAAAGCAAAACATACACAGGACATTATCCGTAACCTTACAGAAGAAGGATATGATAATTTTATATTTGCCGAAAGGCTGTTCCTGGACCGGGAAAGGATTATAAAAGGCAAAGAGAATATTCCTGAGAAAGGTAATTATTTCAGTATTATCTATGCTGAAAAGGGAGAGAAATAACATGGATGACAAAATTGCTTTTGTCGGAGCCGGTCCGGGAAATGCCAAATTGA from Methanohalophilus halophilus includes these protein-coding regions:
- a CDS encoding ATP-binding protein, which codes for MIVLLGATLAITSTVTDQERELAYDKSVKTAETYASQFNTDMQSSMSIARTLVSSMEKYDTRNRTEANAMLEQILRDHPDLIGTYVCFEPNAFDGMDATYINTTGHDETGRFIPYWNTIGGEVKLDPLIDYQTSSYYQLPKRLKRDVVTEPYLYEGALIVSLVSPIMKKGNFQGIGGVDISLNYIDSIVSDIEIFNTGYAAVVSRTGILMSHPTEKEWIGHKSLNSFDIPNIQKLKVDIYNGRSGHIETLDPITGKEVIMFYEPVETGKFSFVLVVPKEEMLAGITTLQKQLAGISFVAICFMGGGALLIARSITKPIKRIVGNFNKISDEAIEGKLDTRANTDVDIDFRKIPEGLNSILDALEESNASIQEMKTVIDSSPAIVFKWKATPSWPVELVSNNINLLGYSAEEFNSGYLWYGDIVHPEDLGRVQKNLDKQMAEGQNDFTQEYRIITKSGQVRWVDERTLIKRDTKGNIKYLQGIVLDITEKKEAEKAIMEAKMMAEVANHTKSQFLANMSHELRTPLNSIIGFSDVLLEEAFGKLNEKQKKYAHNINTSGQHLLEIINDILDLSKIEAGKMELKPEQFGLEEIISELKNTLEPLVKKKQLILDVDTNLEYPVYADKLKIKQVLYNLLSNAIKFTPEKGKITIDIDYGGEEITISVSDSGIGVSPEEQDKLFKPFRQLDSDSNRQYQGTGLGLALVRNIIEMHGGQIWVESEAGKGSTFKFTLPRQNDI
- a CDS encoding cobyric acid synthase; this translates as MEGEGIPKSVLVLGTASHVGKSAIVTGLCRIFSRKYRVAPFKAQNMSLNSWITTDGKEIGIAQAIQAMAAGVEPTAEMNPVLLKPKGDRVSQVILMGKPYADKSAGSYYDSIEETHGVLRQALETLGKDYEVIVMEGAGGAAEINLYERDIVNMGTARITNAPIILVGDIERGGVFASLYGTIQLLPEDVRQNVKGMIINKFRGDPTILQAGVEELEQITGIPVLGVMPYSKLGIPSEDSVSIGDKSSPSGMYDVDVAVIRLPRISNFTDFEPLERIVNIRYVDMDDKLGTPDAVIIPGTKNTISDLQDLLDSGMAEKIQSLSGKVPILGICGGYQMLGKQIEDAAIEGEADATYEGLGLLDIHTIFDAYKKKTVQVTKKVNMASPLFDSIKGETIGGYEIHMGDTGSTAPVFGDDGCVDESGMVVGTYLHGLFSNANIRKAFVSYLLEKKGIKYNEEDLEDDPYEELAQLMEEYLDIGTIYSILGLEKN
- a CDS encoding UbiA family prenyltransferase gives rise to the protein MGEYKSLAYRVNLDSTVVKRILDFLTYSSVYLSIAGAVMAYMACQLQGLVLSWQTMAIMFLVTYSVYNIDRKADEDEDSINHSERYSFTKKYEKFLFLSSILAYIFAFMLAYPYGLKALLVTAIPLISGLLYSFAWLPSGFRYRRLKEIPSVKNLVIATAWASTPAFLPSLVYGQAMGDLVFVTFIYFFSLVFVNTVIFDMRDIEGDSISGIDTIPVLLGAEKTRILLICLTLIAGYFMINTGIQQLGIASLLVLTAGVIYALCYVIFFGRIAGNNSLCDLMADGQFIILGGLLIVATGIGLAA
- the cbiT gene encoding precorrin-6Y C5,15-methyltransferase (decarboxylating) subunit CbiT, which encodes MSELLQISGGPTKPEIIAVSLSKLDLSEGCTFYDIGCGTGAVSIAASKMARNIKFTAIDARQEAIEVAEKNFENFGLGCVRLIHGESSEILEQLPPEERIDCAFVGGTKNIDAILKSLVKHKAESIIVNAVRIETVVSVMNQMKELGIFDTIINISISRGYPITGETMFKPENPVYMISGKYSNIQGDKKC
- a CDS encoding response regulator; this translates as MLKEDPRILIIDDEPDIIELLEIFLENFKTMSSLSPLEGLEIAKTEHPDLIILDVMMPQMNGYELCREIKQNSSTQNIPVFMYSALSDSSDIKKGLQAGADEYLKKPIHPCELETKVQETLLKKKVFECRGPTNKPVLQS
- a CDS encoding helix-turn-helix transcriptional regulator; translation: MDILDIYEDVQKDVQAIYRSRLQAQMLLSLYEDNNTLARLREVTGSTSQALLPKIRILESKKLIESVEHEYRLTPLGKIVASKIADSVMTMGTVLEHKEFWQSHYMEAIPQPLLESIGSLYNSEIISDTNVEIFNVYHHFLDMIKKACHIYGITAIMSSGHADILGDRIQEGIPVKLIVTKSVVEELRQQPYIEEIHQLQKLPNFQVFMVDNDINLGFTVTDKCLSLGLYKSDGVTYDTTTDLFSYDETAIKWGEKMFEYYVQDAVELDLI
- a CDS encoding cobalt-factor II C(20)-methyltransferase, with amino-acid sequence MLIGVGLGPGEPDLLTLKAVNALKDSDKVYVPGKMAEELVKPYTDSEILDFPMLRDYDVLNEIWKKNADIIANEARNGTVVFGLIGDPNFFSTFTHLKRVMHKYYPDVETATIPGISSITSFASRTDSEIDSSFEVSDGSDKKSKIVLKAKHTQDIIRNLTEEGYDNFIFAERLFLDRERIIKGKENIPEKGNYFSIIYAEKGEK